The nucleotide window AGATGGTATCCGCGTACAGCTGTTGGAGCAGCTTCTGAGATATTTCTACTTGTTTGAAAGTAGTGGCAGATTGTGGATAAGACTGCCCTCTAGAGGCAAAGGTTAGGCAGGACATCTGACTATATGTGATAGTGGATAgtctttatttatctttttatttaaataaaaacaaaaattacctTTCCAGATAAAAAGGACAGATCTTCTGCTCCAAGAATGTGAAGATCTTCGGTCGATTGGTCATTCTGAGAAGATAAATGCGTTTATTTCAGGTTGCTGTAACATCAGCAACATCAAAAATATTATGTAACTTCCTCCTCTGCAGGAAAACATTTCATACAAGGTCAAAAATACCACAGTAGTATCTAAACACTGCCGTCATCTGACTGGGTCATGCGGCTCATGGCTGATAACCACATGCATGAAATGAAGCGGCGAGCCACTCCCACACGTTTTTAACCCGTGATCGTCATAGTGATTCCTCCGGATGAATCCTCACCAGGTAACTCTTGAGGCGGATGAAGTGAACTCTCATGGGAATCGTGTGGTCGGAGTTGCAGCTGAGAGCTTTGATCCTGTCCACCAGGTCGGCGCAGAACTGGTAGCCTCCTTTCAGCACGCACAGCACCACGATGTCGTGGTCGCCCAGGTCGTCCATGATGTTTCGAGCCAGCCGCTCCGTCCTTGAAACGACAAAGAGGCGCTACGGCTGTCCAGGTTATTCCACAagaatcttttaaaattattttcttttttgaaatttccataaaaaaattgtgaaacaaAGATTTTCAATGTTGACATTGTACTTTATGAAGTACTAAGCcacacaattattttattgtttaacccAGGAGTCTGTAACCTTTGCCAGTCAAAGATCTATTTTGGCCTGTTAGGCACGTTTCAAAACCTAATTTGAACTgctaagccttttttttaatacaattttaggaaaatattatACTActcctaataaatatgaattatatctattttttggtgcgaataaatacataaatattaagataaagtggaattttctcaaagtgtaaagacgttttatttacttttgacagattATCATAtgactttatttcaaaataaaagacttcctgtccaaAACAGGAAGATTCAAGTGAAGcaaatgcatttctaaacaacacgagacaaaaatgacattttctctt belongs to Oryzias melastigma strain HK-1 unplaced genomic scaffold, ASM292280v2 sc02814, whole genome shotgun sequence and includes:
- the LOC112139368 gene encoding hypoxanthine-guanine phosphoribosyltransferase-like encodes the protein MDDLGDHDIVVLCVLKGGYQFCADLVDRIKALSCNSDHTIPMRVHFIRLKSYLNDQSTEDLHILGAEDLSFLSGKVIFVFI